From Acidothermus cellulolyticus 11B, a single genomic window includes:
- a CDS encoding glycosyltransferase family 2 protein, which translates to MEQHNLDVSIVLPCYNEEDHVALEIERIIAAMDASGYRYELIAIDDKSTDNTLARLREAERKYPQVRVVAFRRNGGSGTARRIGTGEARGRIVVWTDADLTYPNEQIPDLVAYLDEHPDVDQVVGARTSEQGRHKLLRVPAKWFIRKLAEWLAGTKIPDLNSGLRAFRRQVALPYLRLLPPGFSCVTTLTLAFLSNQHAIDYIPISYARRSGKSKFHPLRDAYRYLLQVLRMVMYFNPLKVLMPPALWLMGIGVAKGIADVVRYRFHLSTNTVLLFVTGLIIAAVALLADLFVRSRAD; encoded by the coding sequence GTGGAGCAGCACAACCTCGACGTCTCGATCGTCCTGCCCTGTTACAACGAGGAAGACCACGTCGCGCTGGAGATCGAGCGGATCATCGCGGCGATGGACGCCAGCGGATACCGCTACGAACTCATCGCCATCGACGACAAATCCACCGACAACACTCTCGCCCGGCTTCGGGAGGCTGAGCGGAAATACCCGCAGGTGCGGGTCGTCGCGTTTCGCCGCAACGGCGGCTCCGGCACGGCCCGGCGGATCGGTACAGGTGAAGCGCGGGGCCGGATCGTCGTCTGGACGGACGCCGACCTCACCTACCCGAACGAACAAATCCCCGACCTCGTCGCCTACCTCGACGAGCATCCGGACGTCGACCAAGTCGTCGGGGCGCGCACCAGCGAACAAGGCCGGCACAAACTGCTGCGGGTGCCGGCGAAATGGTTCATCCGCAAACTTGCCGAATGGCTCGCCGGCACGAAAATCCCCGACCTGAATTCCGGCCTGCGGGCGTTCCGCCGCCAGGTCGCGCTGCCCTACCTGCGCCTCCTGCCGCCCGGATTCTCCTGCGTCACCACCTTGACCTTGGCGTTTCTCTCCAACCAGCACGCCATCGACTACATCCCGATTTCCTACGCCCGGCGCTCGGGGAAATCCAAATTCCATCCCCTGCGCGACGCCTACCGTTACCTGCTGCAGGTGCTTCGCATGGTGATGTACTTCAATCCGCTGAAAGTGCTGATGCCGCCGGCGCTCTGGCTCATGGGAATCGGCGTCGCGAAGGGAATCGCCGACGTCGTCCGCTACCGCTTCCACCTCTCCACCAACACCGTGCTGCTCTTCGTCACCGGCTTGATCATCGCAGCGGTGGCGCTCCTCGCCGACCTTTTCGTCCGATCCCGGGCCGACTAG
- a CDS encoding aldehyde dehydrogenase family protein → MNRVVSRSPQRPDDVVVDVAVTDPAAVRNAADTARQAARDWSAATALARARALHQLADAIAAERETLSALIVREVGKPVSEAGAEVDRGIALVRYYAQQTLDPIGETYPAPDGTSLLYTFRRPHGVVGLITPWNFPIAIPLWKMAPALAYGNTVVWKPAPEATGVALRLHELCAAALPSGVVTIVLGDAETGRAVVDTTDAVSFTGSARVGALVRIAAAERGIPSQCEMGSVNASIVFPDYPVEDAARVIASAAMGYAGQKCTATSRVIVVGDPEPLVDALVAAVEAFPVGDPADPTTGMGPVISADSLEAVLTAADEARASGGALLTGGRRCRDDGWYAAPTLVRGLAPGHRLAQEEIFGPFCVLLTARDIDEAFELANAVRYGLVAAVFTHDTRVVAEAVRRLDTGLIRINAATTGVDFYAPFGGQKLSSSGPREQGKAARDFFTTVHTVTITPA, encoded by the coding sequence ATGAACCGCGTGGTCAGTCGATCCCCACAGCGGCCCGACGATGTGGTCGTCGACGTGGCGGTGACCGATCCGGCGGCCGTGCGCAACGCGGCCGACACCGCCCGGCAGGCTGCGCGGGACTGGTCGGCCGCCACGGCGCTGGCTCGAGCCCGGGCGCTGCACCAGCTTGCCGATGCGATCGCCGCCGAGCGGGAGACGCTATCCGCACTCATCGTCCGCGAAGTCGGCAAACCGGTGAGCGAAGCCGGCGCCGAAGTGGACCGCGGGATTGCGCTCGTCCGCTACTACGCACAACAAACCCTCGATCCGATAGGCGAAACATATCCAGCCCCGGATGGGACGTCACTGCTGTACACGTTTCGCCGACCGCACGGCGTCGTCGGCCTCATCACGCCGTGGAATTTCCCCATCGCCATTCCACTCTGGAAAATGGCCCCCGCCCTCGCGTACGGCAACACCGTGGTGTGGAAGCCTGCGCCGGAGGCGACCGGCGTGGCGCTCCGCCTCCACGAACTCTGCGCCGCTGCACTGCCGAGCGGGGTCGTGACTATCGTCCTCGGTGACGCCGAGACCGGCCGGGCCGTGGTGGACACCACGGACGCGGTGTCTTTCACCGGATCCGCACGTGTCGGCGCGCTGGTGCGGATCGCGGCCGCGGAGCGTGGCATCCCCAGTCAATGCGAAATGGGTAGCGTCAACGCCTCGATCGTCTTCCCGGACTATCCCGTCGAGGACGCAGCGCGGGTCATCGCCTCGGCTGCCATGGGGTACGCGGGACAGAAGTGCACGGCTACCAGCCGGGTCATCGTGGTCGGCGATCCCGAGCCTCTCGTCGATGCATTGGTCGCGGCGGTGGAGGCATTCCCGGTGGGCGACCCGGCCGATCCGACGACCGGCATGGGCCCGGTGATCAGCGCGGACTCCCTTGAGGCCGTTCTTACCGCGGCGGACGAAGCAAGAGCCTCGGGCGGGGCTCTGCTCACCGGCGGCCGGCGATGCCGCGACGACGGGTGGTACGCGGCTCCCACCCTGGTGCGCGGCCTAGCGCCCGGGCATCGCCTGGCGCAAGAGGAAATCTTCGGCCCGTTCTGCGTTCTCCTCACCGCACGCGACATCGACGAGGCTTTCGAGCTGGCCAACGCCGTCCGCTACGGACTCGTGGCAGCGGTCTTCACCCACGACACTCGGGTCGTCGCGGAGGCGGTCCGCCGGTTGGACACCGGGCTGATCCGGATCAACGCGGCGACGACCGGCGTCGATTTCTACGCTCCCTTCGGAGGTCAGAAGCTCTCTAGCAGCGGCCCGCGGGAACAAGGCAAAGCGGCCCGCGACTTCTTCACCACCGTGCATACGGTGACCATCACACCGGCGTAG
- a CDS encoding lysylphosphatidylglycerol synthase transmembrane domain-containing protein yields MRHPLTPRTRTLLRVVLLGVIVAAFAVAVRDRWGAVRDSLTDLPVWSLAAATALGFANIGAAMFSWRTLLADLGSPLRLRDAARIFYLGQLGKYLPGSVWTVVAQVELGRDHGVPPRRSVAASAVSLGISLAAGLLLAAVTLPYSARAALEHYWWALLALPVIAVALLPRNVYRLTHLILRLLRREPPDHEFSWRGVLRSFGWQLTGWLGLGTQALVLAVALHADAGHAAPVALGGAALAWCAGFLAVPVPAGAGVREAVYLAVLAPVLPAGPALAIALVSRAIATLGDGIFAAGALLAARSGRAAVQPGAAFHSPLAGKSQRTGGE; encoded by the coding sequence ATGCGCCACCCCCTCACCCCCCGGACCCGCACCCTCCTGCGGGTGGTCCTGCTCGGCGTCATCGTCGCCGCCTTCGCGGTCGCCGTCCGCGACCGCTGGGGCGCCGTCCGCGACAGCCTCACCGACCTGCCGGTCTGGAGCCTCGCTGCGGCGACCGCCCTCGGGTTCGCCAACATCGGCGCTGCGATGTTCTCGTGGCGCACCCTGCTTGCCGATCTCGGGTCCCCGCTCCGACTCCGGGACGCCGCCCGCATCTTCTACCTCGGCCAGCTCGGCAAATATCTCCCCGGCTCGGTCTGGACCGTCGTCGCCCAGGTGGAACTCGGCCGCGACCACGGGGTCCCGCCCCGCCGATCCGTCGCGGCCAGCGCCGTCTCACTCGGCATCTCGCTCGCCGCCGGGCTGCTGCTCGCGGCCGTCACCCTGCCCTACTCCGCCCGGGCGGCGCTCGAACACTACTGGTGGGCGCTGCTCGCCCTCCCCGTGATCGCCGTCGCGCTGCTGCCCCGCAACGTCTACCGGCTCACCCACCTCATCCTCCGGCTGCTCCGCCGCGAACCCCCGGACCACGAGTTCTCCTGGCGCGGCGTGCTCCGCTCCTTCGGCTGGCAGCTCACCGGATGGCTGGGACTCGGCACCCAGGCCCTCGTCCTCGCCGTCGCCCTGCACGCGGACGCCGGACACGCCGCGCCGGTCGCCCTCGGCGGCGCGGCGCTTGCCTGGTGCGCCGGCTTCCTCGCCGTACCGGTGCCGGCCGGTGCCGGGGTGCGGGAAGCGGTCTACCTCGCGGTCCTCGCCCCGGTGCTCCCCGCCGGCCCTGCGCTCGCCATCGCCCTGGTCTCCCGGGCCATCGCGACGCTCGGCGACGGCATCTTCGCGGCCGGGGCGCTCCTCGCCGCCCGCAGCGGACGCGCCGCCGTTCAGCCGGGTGCGGCTTTTCACAGCCCGCTCGCAGGGAAGTCCCAGCGAACGGGCGGAGAATAG